One stretch of Limnothrix sp. FACHB-406 DNA includes these proteins:
- a CDS encoding PAS domain S-box protein, translating to MLTVSELRAAIIRQPLVVDAAATVWDVVSLMSGLPAAQADPQKAAIGSRPSCVLVRVDDRVVGILTERDLVRLSAQQCPLDRPVTAVMTRELVMLRESEFTDLFSTIHLLTKHRIRHLPVVDEADRLLGLITQESLRQLARPIDLLRLRQVQEVMSRSIVVTSSHASLLELAQLMSESQVSCVVLVDPAHAAIGAIDDSAAKSESDLEGDLEGDLAAASSLQPMGGPPVGLVTERDMVQFQALGLPLDQTSAHLVMSSPVFSVSPHTSLWEAQQLMADRWIRRLVITNDQGQLLGILSQTRLLQALNPLEIYNLATVLETQVSQLEQERLALLESRAQELEREVAERTAQLRQQAEREALLREVATQIHNALDLHTILETTVQQVQRLLNCARVIVYQFEGDCSGVTIAEALADPSDQGQSLLGRRVQDDCLGSAFLDPFRRGQVRVLEDVTTAPLSDCHRNLLLGLQMRAQLILPLLVGDRLWGLMVASEHDRPRLWQAAEIDLLQALGVQVGIALKQATSHAVLAAELEERRRAEAALREAEAHQRALVSALPDLLVRLNAEGIFLEFVANPEFDRVGDLSSWVGKHVSELLPPVAAQKRMKAIQRALATKTVQFYEQNLSTHEVLRIEEVRVVPYRDDEVLVLVRNISDRKQVEWQLRDLNQSLERKVAKRTTTLQIREAQIRAMVAAIPDRLLRVTPRGQCLDYSTLTQAKHPWGRFRAEATGDSLEAADTPTLSQLTDWVAADQLEAVLEAVNQTIETGQLQVIEQRRILGDRVLDEELRIVGSDADAALVMVRDVTERKAAEAQLQEREARYRGLMAGASDAIVVTNLQGEILEVNRKAEELFGYDRAQLIQMHQSQLHPIDCQEEMVQAFQSVITDGPCQLTNGQIQRADGQAIPVEITGSIVQVGQTQLVQGIFRDIRDRKNAERQLADLSQRLTLALESGAIGCWQWNIRANTLVWDERMYSLYGVAPVEPGQNQRLPYDIWASSVHPDDRPATEQLLHAATRGEARYDTEFRVMLADGTVRHIKAYGELLCDAQGQPQSMIGVNYDISDRKQAEAALRQSEEKFRRVFDSNVVGTIFTNFEGLIVDANDCFLEMLGYDRLDLQAGRLNWAELTPPEYRAQDIAAIEHLRQHESIAPWEKAYVHRNGHWVWVLIGVAMIAPATGSCVCVVVDISDRKRSEEALRESEEKFRQLAEAVDSVFWILDLNRTNRIYVSPAYERIWGRPSEELYITPDSWATSIHPLDHDRVLTAIPKQLLGEFDEEYRILRPDGEQRWIRDRAFPICNAQGEVYRLAGIAEDITPLKQAELERERLLQELAAFKLALDASAIVVITDAQGVMTYVNDRFIAVSGYSREELIGKTHRLVKSGHHPASFFKDLWDTILAGQIWRGEICNRAKDGRLYWVDSTIVPFLDRAGKPIRFLAVRFDITPRKRAEIDLKNSNFLLSTISQAQTEFITAANRLTIFEGLLNGLLELTESEYGFIGEALFRGDGSAAIEEGFLKIKGVPYLQSHSVTNIAWDANAQKFYEDNYETGMQFTNMNTLFGAVIMTGKPVIANSPSTDPRSGGTPPGHPPLQAFLGIPFYQGNQLVGMIGIANRPGGYESRMVGYLEPFLVTCSTLIEGYRVDRQRRQAEEQLQRTNDELIRATRLKDEFLANMSHELRTPLNAILGMTEGLQEQVFGSINDSQLKALGTIERTGSHLLSLINDILDVAKIESGQLELDQAPTAIVPLCQSSLTFIKQQALKKHIQVDTQIPSQLPHALLDERRMRQVLINLLNNAVKFTPENGRVTLLVSLENYAVQESQPSQSWLRFSIIDTGIGIAPNQLDRLFCPFVQIDSALNRQYEGTGLGLALVKRIVELHGGRVGVTSKVGSGSCFTVDLPYHPGRTIADASDDQSSANLDSSLVIESTDGGRSPCILLAEDQEANINTIVSYLTAKGYRVILAKNGAEAIAQVQQSQPDLVLMDVQMPGMDGLEAMQLLRQDVQYANLPIVALTALAMEGDRDRCLAAGANEYLTKPVRLRQLVTTIQNLLPQFPS from the coding sequence ATGCTGACGGTTTCTGAACTGAGGGCGGCTATTATCCGCCAACCATTGGTGGTTGATGCGGCGGCAACGGTCTGGGATGTGGTTTCCCTGATGAGTGGGCTGCCGGCGGCCCAGGCGGATCCACAGAAGGCGGCGATCGGGTCTCGCCCCAGTTGTGTGCTGGTGAGGGTGGACGATCGGGTGGTGGGCATTTTGACGGAGCGAGATTTGGTGCGCTTGAGTGCGCAGCAGTGCCCGCTCGATCGCCCGGTGACCGCCGTGATGACGCGGGAACTGGTGATGCTGCGGGAGAGTGAGTTTACGGACTTGTTTTCCACCATTCATCTGTTGACGAAACATCGAATTCGACATTTGCCGGTGGTGGATGAGGCCGATCGCCTGTTGGGGCTAATTACCCAGGAAAGTTTGCGCCAGTTGGCCCGCCCGATCGACCTGTTGCGGTTGCGCCAAGTCCAGGAAGTGATGAGCCGATCGATTGTGGTGACCAGCTCTCACGCCTCTTTGTTGGAATTGGCGCAATTAATGAGTGAGAGCCAGGTGAGTTGCGTGGTGTTGGTGGATCCGGCCCACGCAGCGATCGGGGCGATCGATGATTCAGCGGCGAAATCAGAGAGCGATCTTGAGGGTGATCTTGAGGGCGATCTTGCTGCTGCCTCATCTCTACAGCCGATGGGTGGGCCGCCCGTGGGCCTGGTGACCGAGCGGGATATGGTGCAATTTCAGGCCCTGGGGTTGCCCTTGGATCAAACCAGTGCCCATCTCGTGATGAGCAGCCCGGTGTTTAGCGTCAGTCCCCACACCAGCCTGTGGGAGGCGCAACAGTTGATGGCCGATCGCTGGATTCGGCGATTGGTGATCACCAATGACCAGGGGCAATTGCTGGGCATCCTCAGCCAAACGCGCCTGCTACAGGCCTTGAATCCGCTGGAAATCTACAACTTGGCGACGGTGCTGGAAACCCAGGTGTCGCAGTTGGAGCAAGAACGATTGGCGCTGCTGGAAAGCCGAGCGCAGGAACTGGAGCGGGAGGTGGCCGAGCGCACCGCCCAACTGCGGCAACAGGCGGAACGGGAAGCGCTGTTGCGGGAGGTGGCCACGCAAATTCACAATGCCCTGGATTTGCACACCATTTTGGAAACGACGGTGCAGCAAGTGCAGCGGCTGCTGAACTGTGCGCGGGTGATTGTCTATCAATTTGAGGGCGATTGCAGCGGCGTAACGATCGCGGAGGCTTTGGCGGATCCGAGCGATCAGGGTCAGTCCCTGTTGGGGCGGCGGGTTCAGGATGACTGTTTAGGGTCGGCTTTTTTGGATCCCTTTCGGCGGGGCCAAGTGCGGGTGCTGGAGGATGTCACCACTGCGCCGTTGTCGGACTGCCATCGAAATTTGCTGCTCGGTCTCCAAATGCGGGCCCAATTGATTTTGCCGTTGCTGGTGGGCGATCGCCTGTGGGGGTTGATGGTGGCCAGTGAGCACGATCGCCCGCGACTTTGGCAGGCCGCGGAAATTGACTTGCTGCAAGCCCTGGGGGTGCAGGTGGGCATTGCCCTCAAGCAGGCCACATCCCATGCGGTCTTGGCCGCGGAGTTGGAAGAGCGTCGCCGGGCCGAGGCGGCCTTGCGGGAAGCGGAAGCACACCAACGGGCCCTAGTCAGTGCGCTGCCGGATTTGTTAGTGCGGCTGAATGCTGAAGGGATTTTTCTGGAATTTGTCGCCAACCCTGAGTTCGATCGGGTTGGCGATTTAAGTAGTTGGGTCGGTAAGCATGTGTCGGAATTGCTGCCGCCGGTGGCCGCCCAGAAGCGGATGAAAGCCATTCAGCGAGCCTTGGCCACCAAAACCGTGCAGTTTTATGAGCAAAATCTGTCCACCCATGAGGTGTTGCGGATTGAGGAAGTGCGGGTGGTTCCTTACCGCGATGACGAGGTGTTGGTTTTGGTGCGCAACATCAGCGATCGCAAACAGGTGGAATGGCAACTGCGAGATTTGAATCAGTCCTTGGAGCGGAAGGTGGCCAAGCGCACCACCACGCTGCAAATTCGGGAAGCTCAGATTCGGGCAATGGTGGCGGCCATTCCCGATCGCCTGCTGCGGGTGACCCCTCGGGGCCAATGTTTGGACTACAGCACCCTCACCCAGGCGAAACATCCCTGGGGCCGCTTCCGCGCTGAGGCGACTGGCGATTCGTTGGAGGCAGCGGACACCCCAACCCTCTCCCAGTTGACCGATTGGGTGGCGGCGGATCAGTTGGAGGCGGTGTTGGAGGCGGTGAACCAGACGATCGAAACCGGCCAACTGCAAGTCATTGAACAGCGGCGGATCCTGGGCGATCGGGTTCTGGATGAGGAATTGCGGATTGTGGGCAGTGATGCGGATGCGGCCCTGGTGATGGTGCGGGATGTGACCGAGCGCAAGGCCGCCGAAGCCCAACTGCAGGAACGGGAAGCTCGCTATCGTGGCTTGATGGCGGGGGCAAGCGATGCGATCGTGGTGACCAACCTTCAAGGGGAAATCCTGGAAGTGAATCGCAAGGCGGAGGAACTGTTTGGCTATGACCGTGCCCAACTGATCCAGATGCACCAATCCCAGTTGCACCCGATCGATTGCCAGGAGGAGATGGTGCAGGCCTTCCAATCGGTGATTACGGATGGTCCCTGCCAGCTCACCAATGGTCAAATTCAGCGGGCCGATGGGCAAGCAATTCCGGTGGAAATTACCGGCTCGATCGTGCAGGTGGGCCAAACCCAACTGGTGCAAGGCATCTTTCGGGATATTCGCGATCGCAAAAATGCCGAACGCCAATTGGCCGACCTGTCCCAGCGGCTCACCCTTGCCCTGGAATCCGGCGCGATCGGTTGTTGGCAATGGAATATTCGAGCCAATACCCTGGTTTGGGATGAGCGGATGTACAGCCTGTATGGGGTTGCGCCCGTGGAACCCGGCCAAAATCAGCGCCTGCCCTACGACATTTGGGCCAGTTCCGTCCATCCGGACGATCGACCGGCCACCGAACAGTTACTCCATGCCGCCACACGCGGCGAAGCCCGTTACGACACCGAATTTCGAGTCATGCTTGCCGATGGCACCGTCCGCCACATCAAGGCCTATGGCGAGCTGCTTTGTGATGCCCAAGGCCAGCCCCAAAGCATGATTGGCGTGAACTATGACATCAGCGATCGCAAACAGGCCGAGGCGGCCCTGCGGCAAAGCGAAGAGAAATTCCGCCGTGTATTTGACTCCAACGTGGTGGGAACCATCTTCACCAACTTTGAGGGGCTGATTGTTGATGCCAACGATTGCTTCTTGGAAATGCTGGGCTACGATCGCCTGGACTTGCAAGCCGGGCGCTTAAACTGGGCCGAACTCACACCACCCGAATATCGAGCGCAAGATATCGCGGCCATTGAACACCTGCGGCAACACGAGTCGATCGCCCCTTGGGAAAAGGCCTACGTGCATCGAAATGGCCATTGGGTGTGGGTGCTAATCGGCGTGGCCATGATTGCCCCCGCAACCGGTAGCTGTGTTTGCGTGGTGGTGGACATCAGCGATCGCAAACGTTCCGAAGAAGCCCTGCGCGAGAGCGAAGAAAAATTCCGCCAATTGGCCGAAGCCGTGGATTCGGTATTTTGGATTTTGGATCTCAATCGCACCAATCGGATCTACGTCAGCCCCGCCTACGAGCGGATTTGGGGCAGACCCAGCGAAGAACTCTATATCACCCCCGACAGTTGGGCCACCAGCATTCACCCTTTGGATCACGATCGGGTCTTAACCGCCATTCCTAAACAGTTATTGGGCGAATTTGACGAGGAATATCGGATCCTGCGGCCCGATGGCGAACAACGTTGGATTCGCGATCGGGCATTCCCCATTTGCAACGCCCAAGGAGAGGTTTATCGCCTCGCGGGCATTGCCGAAGACATCACCCCCCTCAAGCAAGCAGAACTGGAGCGAGAACGGCTGCTTCAGGAATTGGCCGCCTTTAAGCTGGCGCTCGATGCCTCCGCGATCGTGGTGATTACCGATGCCCAAGGGGTCATGACCTATGTCAACGATCGATTTATCGCGGTTTCCGGCTACAGCCGCGAGGAATTGATTGGCAAAACCCATCGACTGGTGAAGTCTGGCCACCATCCCGCCTCCTTCTTCAAGGACTTGTGGGACACCATTTTGGCGGGGCAAATTTGGCGCGGGGAAATTTGCAACCGAGCGAAAGATGGTCGGCTCTATTGGGTAGACAGCACGATCGTGCCGTTTCTCGATCGCGCAGGGAAACCGATTCGATTTTTGGCCGTTCGTTTTGATATCACCCCGCGCAAACGAGCAGAAATTGACCTCAAAAATAGCAACTTCCTGCTTTCCACCATCAGCCAAGCCCAAACGGAATTTATTACGGCTGCCAATCGATTAACAATCTTTGAAGGCCTTCTGAATGGCTTATTAGAACTGACCGAAAGTGAATATGGCTTTATCGGAGAAGCGCTATTTCGAGGCGATGGCAGTGCCGCGATCGAAGAAGGCTTTCTCAAAATTAAAGGCGTTCCCTACCTGCAATCCCACAGCGTCACCAACATTGCTTGGGATGCAAATGCGCAAAAGTTCTATGAAGATAACTATGAAACGGGAATGCAATTTACCAACATGAACACGCTCTTTGGCGCGGTGATCATGACCGGTAAACCCGTGATTGCCAACAGTCCCAGCACCGACCCGCGCAGTGGCGGTACACCACCCGGCCACCCTCCCTTGCAGGCATTTTTAGGCATTCCATTCTATCAAGGCAATCAATTGGTGGGGATGATTGGAATTGCCAACCGGCCCGGCGGTTATGAGTCGAGGATGGTGGGCTATCTAGAGCCATTTTTGGTCACCTGTAGCACCCTAATTGAGGGCTATCGGGTCGATCGCCAGCGCCGCCAAGCTGAAGAACAACTACAGCGCACCAATGATGAATTAATTCGGGCGACTCGCCTGAAAGATGAGTTTCTGGCCAACATGAGCCATGAATTACGCACGCCCTTGAATGCCATTTTGGGCATGACCGAAGGGTTGCAGGAACAGGTTTTTGGCTCGATTAATGATAGTCAGCTCAAAGCCTTGGGGACGATCGAGCGTACCGGCTCCCATTTGCTCTCCCTGATTAATGACATTTTGGATGTGGCCAAAATTGAATCGGGGCAATTGGAATTAGATCAAGCGCCCACGGCGATCGTGCCTCTGTGCCAATCTAGTTTGACTTTCATTAAACAACAGGCCCTGAAGAAACATATTCAGGTAGATACTCAAATTCCCAGTCAGTTGCCCCACGCATTGTTAGATGAACGACGAATGCGGCAAGTACTGATTAATTTGCTGAATAATGCCGTGAAGTTCACGCCGGAAAATGGGCGTGTGACGCTGTTGGTTTCCCTGGAAAATTACGCCGTTCAAGAATCGCAGCCGTCTCAATCTTGGCTGCGGTTTTCCATTATCGATACGGGAATTGGGATTGCCCCGAATCAGTTAGATCGGCTGTTCTGTCCCTTTGTGCAAATTGATAGTGCGCTGAATCGCCAATACGAAGGAACGGGGCTGGGTTTGGCCCTGGTGAAGCGGATTGTGGAACTCCACGGCGGCCGGGTGGGGGTCACGAGCAAGGTGGGGAGTGGCAGTTGCTTCACGGTCGATTTGCCCTACCATCCTGGTCGCACGATCGCGGACGCTAGTGATGATCAATCATCGGCCAATTTGGATTCATCGCTGGTGATTGAATCAACGGATGGGGGCCGATCGCCCTGCATTTTGTTGGCGGAAGATCAAGAGGCCAACATCAACACGATCGTGAGTTATTTAACGGCCAAAGGATATCGGGTAATTCTGGCCAAAAATGGTGCAGAGGCGATCGCTCAAGTGCAGCAATCGCAGCCCGATTTGGTGTTAATGGATGTGCAAATGCCGGGGATGGATGGCCTGGAGGCGATGCAATTACTGCGGCAAGATGTGCAATACGCTAACTTGCCGATCGTGGCCCTCACGGCGCTGGCCATGGAGGGCGATCGCGATCGCTGCTTGGCCGCCGGAGCCAATGAGTATTTAACGAAACCAGTGCGCCTGCGCCAGTTGGTGACCACGATTCAAAACCTGCTGCCCCAGTTTCCGAGCTAG
- a CDS encoding M23 family metallopeptidase, protein MFPWPLRIGSLILIGAGLTWVGLKGPIGQSAPSDSPALAQAADSSTIAPAGGVISIPAPERSIDGRLAQRTATALLRRPIDCQLGKDCFVMLYPDHDPSTGERDSMCRHLTYDGHNGTDFAIPFWTPQTAVPVVATAAGTVSAMRDGVPDRRLTSPEARSTVAGIECGNGVMLDHGNGWQTQYCHMKQGSVRVKVGDRVQAGNPLGLVGLSGMTTFPHVHVTVRKDGKEVDPLLGGDRIAGCATGNNTNTVWNDGARNYVATGLIRSGFAPKQPVEDELWRGEFQSNQIPGQAEALTFWVHAFGVQKGDVEYFKLLAPDGSIVTDYQRPIDQDQKQWITYVGKGTRRSPLMPGTWTASYRLMRGNQTLIQLDRQQAVVR, encoded by the coding sequence ATGTTTCCATGGCCCCTAAGGATCGGCTCCTTGATCTTGATCGGCGCGGGGTTGACTTGGGTGGGTCTGAAGGGCCCGATCGGGCAATCGGCCCCTTCAGATTCCCCCGCGTTGGCCCAAGCGGCCGACTCGTCCACGATCGCGCCGGCCGGCGGTGTCATCAGCATTCCGGCTCCGGAGCGCTCGATCGATGGTCGCTTGGCCCAGAGAACGGCCACCGCCCTGTTGCGCCGCCCGATCGATTGCCAACTGGGCAAAGATTGTTTTGTGATGCTCTATCCCGACCACGACCCCAGCACGGGCGAGCGGGATTCCATGTGTCGGCACTTGACCTATGACGGTCACAACGGCACGGATTTTGCAATTCCCTTCTGGACTCCGCAAACGGCTGTGCCGGTGGTGGCCACGGCGGCGGGCACGGTGTCGGCCATGCGGGATGGTGTGCCCGATCGACGGCTCACTTCCCCGGAAGCGCGATCGACCGTGGCGGGCATTGAGTGCGGCAACGGCGTAATGCTAGACCATGGCAACGGCTGGCAAACCCAGTATTGCCACATGAAACAGGGCAGCGTGCGGGTCAAAGTTGGCGATCGAGTCCAGGCGGGCAATCCCCTGGGCCTGGTGGGTCTATCGGGCATGACCACCTTTCCCCATGTGCATGTGACGGTGCGCAAGGATGGCAAGGAAGTGGATCCGCTGTTGGGGGGCGATCGGATTGCGGGCTGCGCGACGGGCAACAACACCAACACGGTTTGGAATGACGGGGCGCGCAACTATGTGGCCACGGGGCTAATTCGCAGCGGCTTTGCCCCCAAGCAACCGGTGGAGGATGAGCTGTGGCGCGGCGAGTTCCAAAGCAACCAAATTCCCGGCCAGGCGGAGGCGCTCACCTTTTGGGTTCATGCCTTTGGGGTGCAAAAGGGGGATGTGGAATATTTCAAGCTGTTGGCCCCCGATGGTTCGATCGTCACGGACTATCAACGGCCGATCGACCAAGATCAAAAACAGTGGATTACCTACGTGGGCAAGGGCACTCGGCGATCGCCCCTGATGCCAGGCACTTGGACCGCTTCCTATCGGTTGATGCGGGGTAACCAAACCTTGATTCAGCTCGATCGCCAGCAGGCGGTGGTGCGCTAG
- a CDS encoding M42 family metallopeptidase codes for MYDELFATISALVMCHSPSGAEQEVDRWLIARAEALGLTWNQDEAGNLIFVIPGRDRTAKPIAITAHKDEIGAIVKGVESDGRVQLRKLGGAFPWVYGEGAIDLLGDRQTITGVLSFGSRHVSHESPQRNLQDNQPLTWERAWVETGRIPAELAAAGIRPGSRAVVSKHRKQPLRLGPNQIASYTLDNKASVAILLDLAERLLAQEEPPAMDLYLVASAKEEVGALGAMYFAQQQKLAALIALEIAPIAPEYPIAPGPVPVLLSQDAYGLYDEDLNRALQAAAERLHLPIQYAVISGFGSDGSIAMKFGHVPRAACLGFPTQNTHGYEIAHLKAIARCTDILMEFVQQPFPPPVEKPVEQVNAP; via the coding sequence ATGTATGACGAACTTTTTGCAACCATCAGCGCCCTAGTGATGTGTCATTCGCCCAGCGGGGCCGAACAGGAGGTCGATCGCTGGTTAATCGCTCGCGCCGAGGCTCTGGGGTTGACCTGGAATCAAGACGAGGCCGGTAATTTGATTTTTGTGATTCCCGGGCGCGATCGCACCGCCAAGCCGATCGCCATCACGGCCCACAAGGATGAGATCGGCGCGATTGTCAAAGGCGTTGAGTCCGATGGGCGGGTGCAGTTGCGCAAGCTGGGCGGGGCTTTCCCTTGGGTCTATGGCGAAGGGGCGATCGATCTGTTGGGCGATCGCCAAACTATCACCGGCGTACTCAGTTTTGGATCGCGCCATGTGTCCCACGAGTCCCCCCAGCGGAATTTGCAGGACAACCAGCCCCTGACCTGGGAGCGGGCCTGGGTGGAAACGGGTCGGATTCCTGCTGAGTTGGCCGCAGCGGGCATTCGGCCCGGCAGCCGCGCCGTGGTGAGCAAACACCGCAAACAACCGTTGCGCCTGGGCCCGAACCAAATCGCCAGCTACACCTTAGATAACAAAGCTTCCGTGGCCATTTTGCTGGATTTGGCAGAACGGCTATTGGCCCAGGAGGAGCCGCCGGCCATGGATCTATATCTGGTTGCTTCCGCCAAGGAAGAGGTGGGAGCCTTGGGAGCCATGTACTTTGCGCAACAACAGAAGCTGGCGGCCCTGATTGCATTGGAAATTGCCCCGATCGCCCCGGAATACCCGATCGCCCCGGGGCCCGTGCCGGTGTTGCTGTCCCAGGATGCCTATGGGCTGTATGACGAAGACCTGAACCGGGCGCTACAGGCGGCGGCCGAGCGATTGCACTTACCCATTCAATACGCCGTGATCAGCGGATTTGGCAGCGATGGTTCGATCGCCATGAAATTTGGCCATGTGCCCCGGGCCGCCTGCTTGGGCTTCCCCACCCAAAACACCCACGGTTACGAGATTGCCCACCTCAAGGCGATCGCCCGCTGCACAGACATTCTGATGGAATTTGTGCAGCAGCCTTTTCCACCGCCAGTCGAAAAGCCAGTCGAACAGGTGAACGCGCCCTAA
- the larC gene encoding nickel pincer cofactor biosynthesis protein LarC, whose translation MKVAYFDCPTGLAGDMCLGALLDVGVPLDYVRSQLDRLGIAEEYRLSSQTMHHNGQRALKAIVEWRSPGGSFQVEDPMDEPGEGAEPSARSPEALGDHGHEHHGRKHHEHGHEHHDHGHHEHEHHDHEHEHEHHDHEHHGHDDHDHSPDHHHHHDPHNHHTHHHSRRWPDIEAMLLNSSLPDRVVQWSRSIFWQLAQAEGAVHGIAPEQVQFHEVGAIDAIVDVVGTCLGLDWLGVERIFCSALPTGGGTVWAAHGRLPVPVPAVLKLFEMGQVPVYANGIDRELVTPTGAAIAVGLAQGFGSPPAMTLQRVGLGAGQRSLPLPNIMRLWLGELAAPAGLSAPLVRSAPLSPLIVPPPRSDRGPQSPAPGDRPEWSAQAAQPLPSGQSRSGQSGPALPGPESLASPHDPDLETVAVLETQIDDCSPQAIAYAIERLLQVGALDAFVQPVTMKKSRSGVAITVITPLDRFTACEDVLFQETTTIGIRRSFQQRRVLPRHLEVVDTDYGPVRVKVAWQDETRKTVQNVHPEFEDVAALARDRAISWLDIHRAAWIAWEQARRATEGDR comes from the coding sequence ATGAAGGTGGCCTATTTTGATTGCCCAACGGGGCTGGCGGGGGATATGTGTTTGGGGGCGCTGCTGGATGTGGGTGTGCCCTTGGATTATGTGCGATCGCAGCTCGATCGCCTGGGAATTGCCGAGGAATATCGCCTCAGCAGCCAAACCATGCACCACAACGGCCAGCGAGCCTTGAAAGCGATCGTGGAGTGGCGATCGCCCGGTGGTTCCTTTCAGGTGGAAGATCCCATGGATGAGCCGGGGGAAGGGGCTGAACCATCTGCCCGCTCACCTGAAGCTCTGGGAGATCACGGGCACGAGCATCACGGGCGCAAGCATCATGAGCACGGGCATGAGCATCATGATCATGGGCATCACGAGCACGAGCATCATGATCATGAGCACGAGCACGAGCATCATGATCATGAGCATCACGGGCACGATGATCACGACCATAGCCCCGATCACCATCATCACCACGATCCCCACAACCATCACACCCATCACCACAGCCGCCGTTGGCCAGACATTGAGGCCATGCTTCTGAATTCGTCGCTACCCGATCGGGTGGTGCAATGGAGTCGATCGATCTTTTGGCAGTTGGCCCAAGCAGAAGGGGCTGTTCATGGCATTGCGCCAGAACAGGTGCAGTTCCACGAGGTGGGGGCGATCGATGCGATCGTGGACGTGGTGGGAACCTGCTTAGGGCTGGATTGGCTGGGGGTTGAGCGGATTTTCTGTTCCGCTTTGCCCACGGGCGGCGGCACGGTTTGGGCGGCCCATGGGCGATTGCCCGTGCCGGTTCCGGCGGTGTTGAAGCTGTTTGAAATGGGACAAGTGCCGGTTTATGCCAACGGAATCGATCGGGAATTGGTGACCCCCACGGGAGCCGCGATCGCCGTGGGATTGGCCCAGGGGTTCGGGTCGCCGCCGGCCATGACCCTTCAGCGGGTGGGGTTGGGCGCGGGCCAGCGATCGCTCCCATTGCCCAACATTATGCGGCTGTGGTTGGGAGAGTTGGCAGCGCCCGCCGGTTTGTCGGCTCCGTTGGTGCGATCGGCCCCTTTGTCCCCGCTGATTGTGCCCCCGCCTCGGAGCGATCGGGGCCCGCAGTCTCCGGCTCCGGGCGATCGGCCCGAGTGGTCTGCCCAGGCGGCCCAGCCATTGCCATCAGGGCAGTCTCGATCGGGTCAATCCGGCCCAGCTTTGCCGGGGCCGGAAAGCCTAGCCAGTCCCCATGATCCTGACCTGGAAACAGTGGCGGTGTTGGAAACCCAAATTGATGATTGCAGCCCCCAGGCGATCGCCTACGCGATCGAGCGGTTGTTGCAGGTGGGGGCCCTGGATGCCTTTGTGCAGCCCGTGACCATGAAGAAATCGCGATCCGGCGTGGCCATCACGGTAATTACGCCCCTGGATCGGTTCACCGCCTGTGAGGATGTGTTGTTTCAAGAAACCACCACGATCGGGATTCGGCGATCGTTTCAACAGCGCCGTGTTTTGCCGCGCCATTTGGAAGTGGTGGACACGGACTATGGCCCCGTGCGGGTGAAGGTGGCTTGGCAAGACGAAACCCGCAAAACGGTTCAGAATGTTCATCCAGAATTTGAGGATGTGGCCGCTTTGGCACGCGATCGGGCCATTTCTTGGCTGGATATTCACCGAGCAGCTTGGATTGCTTGGGAACAGGCGCGTCGGGCCACGGAGGGCGATCGCTAA